One region of Nitrospira sp. genomic DNA includes:
- a CDS encoding SUMF1/EgtB/PvdO family nonheme iron enzyme yields MVARSVLAIVVALIGLNDVSSHVFAAQQTALPKEITGKDGAPLILIPSGSYPMGVPTGDRDGGRDEYPRHVVEITDFYIDKYEVTNARYLEFVKATNHRVPQNPKNPTRNLWEGIGIPASLADRPVINVDWADADAYCKWAGRRLPREAEWEKAAKGNNDWRFPWGNVEPTDKHLNFNQKWIGEKTLMPVGSYESGKSPYGVYDMAGNVWEWVNDWYDARYYEKSPDKNPPGPDSGEKKVIRGAGWQNETPTVRIFTRVDSDPTIRNESTGFRCAIDAK; encoded by the coding sequence ATGGTGGCACGATCCGTCCTCGCAATAGTGGTGGCGCTCATCGGACTGAACGATGTGAGTTCGCACGTATTCGCAGCGCAACAGACGGCTCTCCCCAAAGAGATCACAGGGAAGGATGGCGCGCCGTTGATCCTGATTCCATCAGGGTCGTACCCGATGGGCGTGCCGACCGGAGACCGCGACGGCGGACGCGATGAATACCCACGCCACGTCGTGGAGATTACCGACTTCTATATCGACAAGTATGAAGTCACGAACGCGCGCTACCTGGAATTCGTGAAGGCCACGAACCACCGCGTTCCGCAAAATCCCAAAAACCCGACCCGCAATCTCTGGGAGGGCATCGGCATTCCAGCCTCCCTGGCCGACCGTCCGGTGATCAATGTCGATTGGGCCGATGCCGACGCCTACTGCAAGTGGGCCGGCAGGCGATTGCCGCGAGAGGCCGAATGGGAGAAGGCCGCCAAGGGCAACAACGACTGGCGCTTCCCCTGGGGCAACGTCGAACCGACCGACAAACATCTCAACTTCAACCAGAAGTGGATCGGCGAGAAGACGCTCATGCCGGTGGGCAGCTACGAGAGCGGAAAAAGTCCGTACGGTGTCTATGACATGGCCGGCAATGTCTGGGAGTGGGTCAACGACTGGTACGATGCGAGGTACTACGAAAAGAGCCCCGACAAGAATCCTCCGGGACCGGACAGCGGCGAGAAGAAGGTCATTCGAGGCGCCGGCTGGCAAAATGAGACCCCCACGGTCCGTATCTTCACTCGCGTAGACAGCGATCCGACGATCAGAAATGAATCGACCGGGTTCCGGTGCGCGATAGATGCGAAGTAA
- a CDS encoding VOC family protein produces MRIDGVTGPHLLYGQGDSDVPTHRGLRHLALRVTDLARSRSFYERFLGMKVVWEPDPDNVYFSSGSDNLALHQIASAELAHYQPLGGQLLDHVGVILESPAHVDEMFRDVQQDAAQYGATIAKPPKQHRDGSYSFYFTDPDGNVIQALYEPTISRMEFLPPA; encoded by the coding sequence ATGAGGATTGACGGGGTGACGGGCCCCCACCTACTATACGGCCAAGGAGACTCCGACGTGCCGACTCATCGAGGCTTGCGACATCTGGCCCTGCGTGTGACCGACCTTGCCCGGTCCCGTTCGTTCTATGAGCGATTTCTGGGCATGAAAGTGGTGTGGGAGCCCGACCCGGACAATGTGTACTTCAGTTCGGGATCTGACAACCTGGCCCTGCATCAAATCGCGTCTGCCGAGTTGGCTCACTACCAGCCGTTGGGTGGGCAGTTACTCGATCACGTCGGTGTGATTCTGGAAAGCCCGGCGCACGTGGATGAGATGTTCCGCGATGTCCAGCAGGATGCGGCTCAGTATGGGGCCACCATCGCCAAGCCTCCCAAGCAACATCGCGACGGCAGCTACTCCTTCTACTTTACTGATCCGGACGGGAATGTCATCCAGGCGTTATACGAACCGACGATCAGCCGGATGGAATTCTTGCCTCCCGCCTGA
- a CDS encoding polyisoprenoid-binding protein, translating to MTNRIGRAMAMWCMGATVLFGATFGHAETARYDVDLDHSIVEFKVAHMVISKTTGHFKDYTGFIEMDPDAGTVKGLEATIKTASVTTNHEKRDAHLRNPDFFDVEKYPTITYKMKSYKKTGDGYTAVGDLTLHGVTKEVTLTGNFNGVTKDPWGNIRAGFTAEGKVNRKDFGMVWNKALDSGGLVVGDEVFIKLDIECIKAKS from the coding sequence ATGACGAATCGGATCGGTCGTGCGATGGCCATGTGGTGTATGGGCGCAACGGTGCTGTTCGGCGCGACGTTCGGGCATGCCGAGACGGCGCGATACGATGTGGATCTGGATCATTCGATCGTGGAGTTCAAAGTCGCCCATATGGTGATTTCAAAAACCACCGGGCATTTCAAAGACTACACCGGATTTATCGAAATGGACCCCGACGCCGGGACGGTCAAGGGGCTTGAAGCGACGATCAAGACGGCCTCGGTGACGACCAACCATGAAAAGCGCGACGCGCATCTGCGCAATCCCGATTTCTTCGATGTCGAGAAATACCCGACGATCACGTACAAAATGAAGAGCTACAAAAAGACGGGCGACGGCTATACCGCCGTCGGTGATCTGACGCTGCATGGCGTGACGAAAGAGGTGACGCTCACGGGCAATTTCAACGGGGTCACCAAGGATCCGTGGGGGAATATCCGGGCCGGATTTACGGCCGAAGGCAAAGTGAACCGGAAAGACTTCGGCATGGTGTGGAACAAGGCCCTTGATAGCGGAGGGCTGGTGGTGGGAGACGAGGTCTTCATCAAGCTGGACATCGAGTGTATTAAAGCCAAGTCGTAA
- a CDS encoding HAD family phosphatase — MFDFNGVIADDETPHLRCFQQALAEAGLSLSKEEYYGTYLGMDERTCAAALLEKRDGMCDPAIHAGIIERKAGLFRQHTALHKPALFPWVTGFVQRAATAYRLAVASGGRREQILAALTGTPIEQAFEVIVSADDCAVGKPDPAIYEFTLRQLNARMPRPPLLKASECLVIEDSRAGVLAGLKAGMRVLAVATTYPASQLAEAHLVFSTLDGVDPADLARRLF; from the coding sequence ATGTTCGACTTCAACGGCGTGATCGCCGACGATGAAACGCCCCACCTGCGTTGCTTTCAGCAGGCGTTGGCCGAAGCGGGACTCAGCCTGAGCAAGGAGGAATACTACGGGACCTACCTGGGGATGGATGAACGAACCTGTGCAGCCGCATTACTCGAAAAACGGGACGGAATGTGCGACCCGGCGATTCACGCCGGGATTATCGAACGAAAGGCCGGCTTGTTCCGCCAACATACCGCCCTGCATAAACCGGCATTGTTTCCCTGGGTCACCGGGTTCGTGCAGCGCGCAGCCACAGCGTACCGTCTGGCAGTGGCATCCGGCGGCCGACGAGAGCAGATCCTTGCCGCGCTCACCGGCACACCCATCGAACAGGCGTTTGAGGTGATTGTGTCCGCGGATGACTGCGCCGTCGGCAAACCGGACCCGGCGATCTATGAGTTCACCCTCAGGCAGCTGAACGCACGCATGCCCCGCCCACCCTTGCTCAAGGCGAGCGAATGTCTGGTGATCGAAGATTCTCGGGCGGGAGTTCTGGCAGGCCTGAAGGCGGGCATGCGCGTCCTCGCCGTTGCGACGACCTACCCGGCATCCCAACTAGCGGAGGCGCACCTGGTCTTTTCAACGCTGGATGGAGTCGACCCGGCAGACCTCGCCCGTCGGCTCTTTTAG
- a CDS encoding uroporphyrinogen-III synthase, giving the protein MASAGFNGLTVAAFESRMAAEMTRLIERHGGKPLVAPALREIPLEDNSAALQFGELLLTEGLDVLVLLTGAGTTTLFEILHSRHAKDTIKNALKETVLIARGPKPVAALKALGFQPTLTVPEPNTWVDVVSTLDAYRPVTGLRVAVQEYGLPNRDLLEALKQRGANVVQVPVYRWALPEDTAPLKLVINQILAGQVQVMLVTNAAQIDHVMQVVEQEGNTAQFKTICRQLVVASIGPTASERIRSHGLPVDFEPSHGKMGILVKETSEQAHSLMARKAGA; this is encoded by the coding sequence ATGGCCAGTGCGGGGTTTAACGGGTTGACCGTCGCTGCGTTTGAATCGCGCATGGCGGCGGAAATGACGCGGCTGATCGAGCGCCACGGCGGCAAACCGCTGGTGGCACCGGCCCTGCGGGAAATTCCGTTGGAAGACAACTCTGCCGCGCTGCAATTCGGCGAGCTGCTGTTGACTGAAGGCCTCGACGTGCTGGTCCTGCTGACCGGGGCCGGCACGACCACCCTCTTCGAAATCCTGCACAGCCGTCACGCCAAAGACACGATCAAGAATGCTTTAAAAGAGACGGTGCTCATTGCGCGCGGCCCCAAACCGGTGGCCGCACTCAAAGCTCTGGGATTCCAACCGACGTTGACGGTCCCGGAGCCCAACACCTGGGTGGATGTCGTCTCGACACTGGATGCCTACCGGCCGGTCACAGGGTTACGCGTGGCGGTGCAAGAATACGGGTTACCGAACCGCGACTTGCTGGAGGCGTTGAAGCAGCGTGGAGCCAATGTGGTTCAGGTGCCCGTCTACCGCTGGGCACTCCCGGAAGACACGGCTCCACTGAAACTGGTCATCAACCAGATTCTGGCTGGGCAGGTGCAGGTGATGCTGGTGACCAATGCCGCCCAGATCGATCACGTGATGCAGGTCGTGGAGCAGGAAGGAAACACGGCGCAGTTCAAAACGATCTGCCGGCAACTGGTCGTCGCCTCCATCGGTCCCACCGCCAGCGAGCGCATCCGCAGCCACGGCTTGCCGGTGGATTTCGAGCCCTCACACGGAAAGATGGGGATTCTGGTGAAAGAGACGAGCGAACAGGCCCACTCGCTTATGGCGAGGAAAGCGGGTGCGTGA
- the tdh gene encoding L-threonine 3-dehydrogenase, with protein sequence MRALVKTAAQPGLTYSDRPDPTPGPSEAVIRVKATSLCGTDAHIYNWDAWAHSRIHPPRTIGHEMCGEVVAVGADVTLVRVGDYVAAESHLTCGACFQCRTGQAHVCKNYRILGVDLDGSFADYVALPETVLWKTSPDIPPELACLQEPLGNAVDAALVEDLTGHTVLITGCGPTGLFAAAVARTAGAATIIATDVSDYRLSLAKQVGVDHVFNAKTDGPEAIAAAILDITKGEGVDASLEMSGHPTALHHAFRAVKNGGRVTLFGIPTGPVTCDLANEVIFKGIRVHGITGRRLFSTWYRLAGLFKAGLNIRPVLTHTFPLKDFAQGFELIKSGQCGKVVLFP encoded by the coding sequence ATGCGCGCACTCGTGAAGACCGCCGCTCAACCGGGGCTGACCTATTCCGATCGCCCCGATCCCACACCCGGTCCATCTGAGGCCGTCATCCGGGTCAAAGCCACGTCGCTGTGTGGAACCGATGCCCACATCTATAACTGGGATGCCTGGGCCCACAGCCGCATCCATCCTCCCAGGACGATCGGACATGAAATGTGCGGCGAGGTGGTGGCCGTCGGGGCGGATGTCACGCTCGTGCGCGTGGGCGACTATGTCGCGGCTGAATCGCACTTGACCTGCGGCGCCTGCTTTCAATGCCGCACGGGCCAGGCCCACGTGTGCAAGAACTACCGGATTCTCGGCGTCGATCTGGACGGCTCGTTTGCCGACTACGTCGCACTCCCTGAAACCGTGCTTTGGAAAACGTCTCCGGACATTCCGCCGGAGCTGGCTTGCCTACAAGAACCTTTGGGCAATGCCGTCGATGCGGCCCTCGTGGAAGACTTGACCGGCCACACCGTTCTGATCACCGGCTGCGGCCCGACCGGCCTGTTCGCGGCGGCCGTCGCCCGCACCGCAGGAGCCGCCACCATTATCGCCACCGACGTCAGTGATTACCGCCTGAGCCTGGCCAAACAAGTGGGCGTCGATCACGTATTCAACGCCAAGACCGACGGCCCGGAGGCCATTGCCGCAGCGATTCTGGATATCACCAAGGGAGAAGGCGTCGATGCGTCGTTGGAAATGTCCGGACACCCCACGGCCTTGCACCATGCCTTCCGCGCGGTGAAAAACGGCGGTCGCGTCACGCTGTTCGGCATTCCCACCGGCCCCGTCACCTGCGACCTCGCCAACGAGGTCATCTTCAAAGGCATCCGTGTCCATGGGATTACCGGTCGTCGCCTGTTCAGCACCTGGTATCGCCTGGCCGGTCTCTTCAAAGCCGGCCTCAATATCCGTCCGGTCCTCACCCATACATTCCCCCTTAAAGACTTTGCCCAGGGATTTGAATTGATCAAATCCGGCCAATGCGGCAAAGTAGTCCTGTTTCCATAA
- a CDS encoding SUMF1/EgtB/PvdO family nonheme iron enzyme: MRKLGTALWAMSAVVLGMSGSLYALDVADVVREWTPEGKKLAMERAKLPAHDEMIRIPAGEFLMGSDRKVDKNSYLAEFPQRKIYLDAYEIDKYEVTTVQFLKFVLASNRDPLIDWQYDGGNFQETMVSHPVMHVSWFDAEAYCKWAGKRLPTEAEWEKAARGEDGRIYPWGNQMAGLSRANFGRTGLSGPVRDRPERLLLYPPIISVDKYDNAASPYGVFQMAGNVAEWVADWYDPKYYTTGPDKNPKGPETGSQRSFRGGGWIDSTPSVRVAQRNGTDPNTKMNWMGFRCARDVNEGASGQPTEAK; this comes from the coding sequence GTGCGTAAGCTAGGAACGGCCCTGTGGGCTATGAGTGCGGTGGTCTTGGGAATGAGCGGGTCCCTCTATGCGCTGGATGTTGCCGATGTCGTTCGTGAATGGACGCCGGAAGGCAAGAAGCTGGCGATGGAGCGCGCCAAGTTGCCGGCGCATGACGAGATGATCCGTATCCCGGCGGGCGAGTTCCTCATGGGGAGCGATAGAAAAGTCGACAAGAATTCTTACCTGGCCGAATTTCCTCAGCGGAAGATCTATCTCGATGCCTATGAGATCGACAAGTACGAAGTCACCACGGTGCAGTTCTTGAAGTTTGTCCTGGCGTCGAACCGCGACCCCCTCATCGATTGGCAGTATGACGGCGGGAATTTTCAGGAGACGATGGTCAGTCACCCGGTCATGCACGTGTCCTGGTTCGACGCAGAGGCGTACTGCAAGTGGGCGGGGAAACGGTTGCCGACCGAGGCGGAATGGGAAAAGGCCGCGCGCGGTGAGGATGGGCGCATTTATCCATGGGGCAATCAGATGGCCGGACTCTCCAGGGCGAATTTTGGCCGTACGGGCCTGTCAGGACCGGTGCGAGACCGCCCCGAGCGGCTGTTGCTCTATCCGCCGATCATTTCTGTCGACAAGTACGACAATGCCGCCAGCCCCTATGGCGTGTTTCAGATGGCGGGAAATGTGGCCGAGTGGGTCGCAGACTGGTACGACCCGAAATACTACACCACCGGACCGGATAAGAATCCGAAAGGCCCGGAGACGGGGAGTCAGCGGAGCTTTCGCGGCGGAGGCTGGATCGACAGCACCCCCAGCGTGCGTGTCGCGCAGCGCAATGGCACGGATCCTAATACCAAAATGAACTGGATGGGTTTCCGCTGTGCGCGGGATGTGAACGAAGGGGCCTCAGGACAGCCGACCGAAGCGAAGTAG
- a CDS encoding MBL fold metallo-hydrolase, with protein sequence MGIWDTLPRDQYVGLAPWVWVQLESNQPPGPFPFIGGVAPEVVASLHEAHSLFLACVETAISDVFSRRATLGDPQTRVRLEDAYAELVNSRQQLSQHITARRQPDGQFHWSHPFDATKSATVVNSGLRIFNAVKRQAIPVPFERPMGPVVGKLLGMLDGTQQAGAIQTIVATAGRDGERLLTKLMELLVQYECLTTTKHASIRDQWLANTKDRDTIHLGHAALMYRQQDRFLLFDPWLLPWFAESNVPSLWVSMLPKPAAIFLTHDHDDHVDPRTLLHVPKDVPIVIPSRRNRKKFFYDYLPLLRELGFTHIVELAHGETWNFDGGAVVSVPFYGEDPCDLEMPRNCYLVTDRGQNVLVHADSGPTNSGRSAIKEGVLQQLVQKYGPIALVLASQQQLQEIRSYAAHAPLSHPGLWLEVGENGYLTNGYLDELCAVARAKLFVSYATGGADWYPDHLSFMFSQRNPARTALLTANWEQPEKLKDLLGVRGCGYHRAHALDLFRSSGDGTVQVSSAAEALAPLSLYRLDHGDPAFMKRSGR encoded by the coding sequence ATGGGTATTTGGGACACATTGCCGCGCGATCAGTATGTAGGGCTGGCGCCCTGGGTGTGGGTGCAGCTCGAAAGTAATCAGCCCCCGGGGCCGTTTCCATTCATCGGCGGTGTGGCCCCGGAGGTGGTGGCGAGTTTGCACGAAGCCCACAGCCTCTTTCTCGCCTGTGTGGAAACCGCCATCAGCGATGTGTTCTCCCGTCGCGCGACACTCGGCGACCCACAGACCAGGGTACGGCTGGAAGACGCCTATGCCGAGCTGGTCAATTCCCGACAACAGCTGAGTCAGCACATCACGGCCCGGCGTCAGCCGGATGGGCAGTTTCACTGGTCGCATCCCTTCGATGCCACGAAATCCGCCACCGTGGTCAACAGCGGCCTGCGCATCTTCAATGCCGTGAAACGTCAGGCGATTCCTGTGCCGTTTGAGCGTCCTATGGGACCGGTGGTCGGAAAACTGCTGGGGATGTTAGATGGCACGCAGCAGGCCGGGGCGATTCAGACGATCGTGGCGACGGCCGGTCGGGACGGCGAGCGGCTGTTGACCAAGTTGATGGAGTTGTTGGTCCAATACGAATGCCTCACGACGACGAAGCACGCCTCGATTCGAGACCAGTGGTTGGCCAATACCAAGGATCGGGACACGATTCATCTGGGCCATGCCGCGTTGATGTACCGGCAGCAGGACCGGTTCCTGTTGTTTGATCCTTGGCTGTTGCCCTGGTTCGCAGAGTCGAATGTGCCGAGCCTCTGGGTCTCGATGTTGCCGAAACCGGCCGCGATCTTTTTGACCCATGACCACGATGACCACGTGGATCCCCGGACCCTGCTGCATGTGCCGAAAGACGTGCCGATCGTGATTCCCAGCCGGCGCAATAGGAAGAAGTTTTTCTACGACTACCTACCGCTGCTTCGGGAGCTGGGATTTACTCACATCGTCGAACTGGCGCACGGGGAGACTTGGAACTTCGACGGCGGCGCCGTGGTCTCCGTCCCGTTTTACGGCGAAGATCCTTGCGATTTGGAGATGCCGAGAAACTGCTACCTCGTGACCGATCGCGGGCAGAATGTGCTGGTGCATGCGGACAGCGGTCCGACCAACAGCGGCCGGTCGGCCATCAAGGAAGGGGTGCTTCAGCAGCTCGTCCAGAAATATGGTCCCATCGCGCTGGTACTGGCCTCGCAGCAGCAGCTACAGGAAATCCGGAGTTATGCCGCCCATGCGCCCCTGTCCCACCCGGGCCTTTGGCTCGAAGTCGGAGAGAACGGGTACCTCACGAACGGGTATCTGGACGAGCTCTGCGCCGTCGCCCGGGCGAAGCTGTTTGTGTCGTATGCCACCGGCGGCGCCGACTGGTATCCCGATCACTTGTCCTTTATGTTCAGCCAGCGCAATCCGGCGCGCACGGCGCTTCTCACGGCGAACTGGGAGCAGCCGGAAAAATTGAAAGATCTTCTCGGAGTGCGAGGGTGCGGGTATCATCGCGCTCATGCGTTGGATCTGTTCCGGAGCAGCGGTGACGGGACGGTGCAGGTGTCATCTGCGGCCGAGGCCCTGGCGCCCTTGTCGCTCTATCGACTGGATCACGGGGATCCGGCATTCATGAAGCGCAGCGGACGGTAA
- a CDS encoding energy transducer TonB translates to MMRYTFGRVPGLALGGLWLVLGLLIMAAQAAAGASPASTPTPAKRWAQFELVSTEPDGSVQVGKDVVLGITLGGVPAGTESVMAIIESPGFQSQTVSLSEDAAPAVFQGTAILEPNSILKSRTTVHPKAVRIRVSFARAKITGLEEFLKRDVYVTLGDRPVEEAEAEVVPGPPAESPEADAEAVQKATEQVMAVNATIAEEDLLPLPPPGESKAYWKQVSDLISRNWSRQIRSIRRAPSSETVRVHFKMYASGVAQLIQLEKGSGARDVNDAGLQTIIHAHPFPPIPPDISSDVVDVHVRMRTGAKVATRDVQMTVEKKPSKPVVPPSPKEGTAGSGPAKE, encoded by the coding sequence ATGATGCGATACACCTTTGGTAGGGTTCCGGGCCTGGCTCTCGGCGGATTGTGGCTCGTACTAGGCCTTCTGATCATGGCTGCTCAGGCCGCAGCCGGTGCCTCTCCCGCCTCGACGCCGACACCCGCGAAGCGGTGGGCGCAATTCGAACTGGTCAGCACGGAGCCGGATGGATCGGTCCAGGTCGGCAAGGACGTCGTGCTCGGCATCACCCTTGGCGGGGTGCCCGCAGGAACCGAGTCGGTCATGGCGATCATCGAGTCTCCCGGCTTTCAGAGTCAGACGGTATCGTTGAGCGAAGACGCCGCTCCCGCGGTCTTTCAGGGCACGGCGATTCTGGAGCCCAATTCCATCTTGAAGAGCCGGACCACCGTGCATCCGAAGGCCGTGCGGATTCGGGTGTCGTTCGCTCGCGCAAAAATCACGGGGCTCGAAGAGTTTCTCAAGCGGGATGTCTATGTCACGCTCGGCGACCGGCCGGTCGAAGAAGCCGAAGCCGAGGTGGTTCCCGGGCCGCCTGCCGAGAGTCCTGAAGCCGATGCCGAGGCGGTACAAAAGGCGACGGAGCAGGTGATGGCGGTGAATGCGACCATCGCCGAGGAAGACCTCTTGCCCTTGCCGCCCCCCGGAGAATCCAAAGCCTATTGGAAGCAGGTCAGCGATTTGATCAGCCGGAACTGGAGCCGGCAGATACGCTCGATACGCCGGGCTCCCAGCAGCGAGACAGTGCGTGTGCATTTCAAGATGTATGCAAGCGGTGTGGCGCAGTTGATTCAGTTGGAGAAAGGCTCGGGAGCGCGGGATGTCAACGACGCCGGGTTGCAAACGATCATCCACGCCCATCCGTTCCCTCCGATACCGCCGGATATCAGCAGCGATGTCGTCGATGTGCATGTGCGCATGCGAACGGGGGCGAAAGTCGCGACCCGCGATGTGCAAATGACGGTCGAGAAAAAACCGTCCAAGCCTGTCGTGCCCCCATCACCGAAGGAAGGCACCGCCGGAAGCGGTCCTGCAAAGGAGTAG
- a CDS encoding NAD-dependent epimerase, whose amino-acid sequence MGSGKGLVLVTGAAGFIGSHVSRRLLDRGDTVLGLDNLNDYYDVRLKEARLARLSSHPQFQFVKLDLSDRAGMAALFEQHAIRRVVHLAAQAGVRYSLVNPHAYTASNIDGFLNILEGCRHHKAEHLVYASTSSVYGGHTKMPFSVHDNVDHPVSLYAATKKANELMAHCYAHLYRFPITGLRFFTVYGPWGRPDMALFLFTKAILEGKPIDVFNHGKMQRDFTYVDDIAEGVLRTLDRPAQADPAWASDNPDPGSSSAPYRLYNIGNHQPVELLRFIEVLEQTLGMKAQKNFLPLQAGDVPATYADVADLMRDTGFKPATSIETGIARFVQWYREYYKV is encoded by the coding sequence ATGGGGTCTGGGAAAGGATTAGTGCTTGTCACCGGCGCCGCCGGATTTATCGGGTCTCATGTGAGCCGGCGATTGCTCGATCGTGGCGACACCGTGCTCGGTCTGGACAATCTGAATGACTACTACGACGTGCGCCTCAAAGAGGCGCGGCTCGCGCGCCTGAGTTCTCATCCCCAATTTCAGTTCGTCAAACTGGATCTGTCCGATCGTGCGGGGATGGCGGCGCTTTTTGAGCAGCATGCCATTCGGCGCGTGGTGCATCTGGCGGCGCAGGCCGGCGTCCGGTACTCCCTGGTCAATCCGCATGCCTACACCGCCAGTAACATTGACGGGTTTCTGAACATTCTCGAAGGCTGTCGGCATCACAAGGCCGAGCACTTGGTCTATGCCTCCACGAGTTCGGTGTACGGCGGCCACACGAAGATGCCGTTCTCAGTGCACGACAATGTCGATCATCCCGTGTCGCTCTACGCCGCGACCAAGAAGGCGAACGAACTCATGGCGCATTGTTATGCGCACCTGTATCGCTTCCCGATTACGGGATTACGGTTCTTTACTGTCTACGGGCCCTGGGGCCGTCCGGATATGGCATTGTTTCTCTTTACGAAGGCGATTCTGGAAGGAAAGCCCATCGACGTGTTCAACCACGGGAAGATGCAGCGTGACTTTACCTATGTCGACGATATCGCCGAAGGAGTGTTGCGCACGCTTGATCGGCCCGCTCAAGCCGACCCGGCCTGGGCGAGTGACAACCCCGACCCCGGCAGCAGCTCCGCACCCTATCGGCTGTACAACATCGGCAATCACCAGCCGGTCGAACTGCTGCGATTTATCGAGGTTCTGGAACAGACGCTGGGCATGAAAGCCCAAAAGAACTTCCTCCCTCTCCAGGCCGGCGACGTGCCTGCGACCTATGCCGATGTCGCGGATCTCATGCGTGATACGGGCTTCAAGCCCGCGACCTCTATCGAGACCGGCATCGCCCGCTTCGTCCAGTGGTATCGGGAGTACTACAAAGTGTGA
- a CDS encoding glycine C-acetyltransferase yields MAYTSLKTAAEQQLAEIRAAGLYKTERQILSPQSTEIQVAQGDVVNLCANNYLGLANHPDVRQAAIDGLREFGYGMASVRFICGTQRLHKTLEAAISTFFGTEDTILYSSCFDANGGLFETLLDERDTIISDALNHASLIDGIRLCKAARLRYAHADMAELETRLVESTSSRVRMIVTDGVFSMDGDLAKLDRIVELADGYDAAVVVDDSHATGVLGKGGRGTPDHFGVAGRIDLVTSTLGKALGGATGGFTTGRKELIELLRQRSRPYLFSNSLPPVIAAAALKAIELVERGDDLRHTLMEQARWLRGQLTALGFTLVPGTHPIIPVMLGEATVATQMADRLLQEGIYVVGFSYPVVPKGQARIRLQLSAAHTRPQLERAVAAFAKVGRELNVIG; encoded by the coding sequence ATGGCCTATACCTCGCTCAAAACAGCCGCCGAACAACAACTGGCGGAGATCCGTGCCGCCGGTCTCTACAAGACCGAACGGCAGATCCTGAGCCCGCAGAGCACCGAGATTCAGGTGGCACAGGGGGACGTCGTCAATCTCTGCGCGAACAATTACCTCGGGTTGGCGAATCATCCGGATGTGAGGCAGGCGGCCATCGACGGACTCAGAGAATTCGGGTATGGCATGGCGTCCGTGCGATTCATCTGCGGAACGCAACGACTGCACAAAACCCTTGAAGCGGCGATCAGCACCTTCTTCGGCACTGAAGACACCATCCTCTATAGCTCCTGCTTCGACGCCAACGGCGGACTGTTCGAAACCCTGCTGGACGAGCGGGATACCATTATCAGCGATGCCTTGAACCACGCGAGCCTGATCGACGGCATTCGCCTCTGCAAAGCCGCCCGGCTGCGCTATGCCCATGCCGACATGGCCGAGTTGGAGACACGACTGGTGGAATCGACCTCAAGCCGCGTGCGCATGATCGTGACCGACGGGGTATTTTCAATGGACGGCGATCTGGCGAAGCTGGACCGCATTGTGGAGCTGGCCGATGGATACGATGCCGCCGTGGTCGTGGACGACAGTCATGCCACCGGCGTGTTGGGGAAAGGCGGACGCGGCACCCCGGACCATTTTGGAGTCGCCGGGCGGATTGACCTCGTCACGAGCACCCTTGGCAAGGCGCTGGGCGGCGCAACCGGAGGATTTACCACCGGCCGGAAAGAGCTGATCGAACTGTTACGACAACGTTCCCGGCCCTATCTCTTCTCAAATAGTCTACCGCCGGTCATCGCCGCAGCGGCACTGAAGGCCATCGAGTTGGTGGAACGAGGCGACGACCTGCGCCATACCTTGATGGAGCAGGCCCGCTGGCTCAGGGGGCAGCTGACCGCTCTCGGCTTCACCCTTGTGCCGGGCACCCATCCGATTATTCCGGTCATGCTGGGGGAGGCAACGGTCGCAACGCAGATGGCCGACCGCCTGCTACAAGAAGGAATCTACGTGGTGGGATTCAGCTATCCGGTCGTGCCGAAAGGACAGGCCCGCATTCGCTTGCAGCTGTCTGCAGCCCACACCCGCCCGCAACTTGAGCGGGCCGTGGCGGCCTTCGCGAAGGTAGGCCGCGAACTCAACGTGATCGGGTAA